Proteins encoded in a region of the Streptomyces akebiae genome:
- a CDS encoding PIG-L deacetylase family protein, with amino-acid sequence MTDGTAPATAPPRSTLVVTAHAGDFVWRAGGAIALAASRGERVTIACLTFGERGESAKAWREGRTLDEIKAIRREEAEKAAATLGAAIVFFDAGDYPLTGTPELTDRLVTVYRAAQPDVVLTHPLEDPYNGDHPAAARMALDARVLAQAIGYPAEGEIIGAPPVFFFEPHQPEMCGFKPEVLLDITEVWETKRKAMECLGAQQHLWDYYTDLAVRRGVQLKRNAGPNLGLAHRTMAEAYMRPYPQVTEVLD; translated from the coding sequence ATGACCGACGGCACGGCCCCCGCCACCGCCCCACCCCGATCGACCCTCGTCGTCACCGCGCACGCGGGAGACTTCGTGTGGAGGGCCGGCGGCGCCATAGCCCTGGCGGCCTCGCGCGGGGAGCGGGTCACCATCGCCTGCCTCACCTTCGGTGAGCGCGGCGAGTCCGCCAAGGCCTGGCGCGAGGGCAGGACGCTCGACGAGATCAAGGCGATCCGCCGGGAGGAGGCCGAGAAGGCCGCCGCGACCCTCGGCGCGGCCATCGTCTTCTTCGACGCCGGCGACTATCCGCTGACCGGCACCCCGGAACTCACCGACCGGCTGGTCACCGTCTACCGCGCGGCCCAGCCGGACGTCGTCCTCACCCATCCGCTCGAGGACCCCTACAACGGCGACCATCCCGCCGCCGCCCGCATGGCCCTGGACGCGCGGGTCCTGGCCCAGGCCATCGGCTACCCCGCCGAGGGCGAGATCATCGGTGCCCCGCCGGTGTTCTTCTTCGAGCCGCACCAGCCCGAGATGTGCGGTTTCAAACCGGAGGTCCTCCTCGACATCACCGAGGTCTGGGAGACCAAGCGCAAGGCCATGGAGTGCCTGGGCGCCCAGCAGCACCTGTGGGACTACTACACCGACCTCGCCGTACGCAGGGGAGTCCAGCTCAAGCGCAACGCGGGCCCCAACCTGGGCCTCGCGCACAGGACCATGGCCGAGGCGTACATGCGTCCCTACCCGCAGGTCACGGAGGTGCTGGACTGA
- a CDS encoding alpha/beta hydrolase, with protein MSLLARPAVAAFAAKAMQRIASVASRRSGGPGSAAGWRARLPEYACATRELTVPTAYGPARAVLYLPAAEGTSPPPVHVNFHGGGYVMPQIELDDALCRCIAVEAGTAVLNVDYVVAPQHPFPAPPRQAYEIVRWVAGHGGEHGWDGERLSVGGQSAGGGLAAAVARQALEEGGPSIALQVLHYPPLDLATAARDKRAAIAKPMLRPWMADVFDSAYIPDPEQRADRLASPAHPSDTADLRGIAPAFVVTAEFDLLKSEGVAYADRLRTAGALVGHHDVGGADHGYDTNDEARAREVYPLIAARVRQAFDGGAAEEAL; from the coding sequence ATGTCCCTTCTCGCCCGCCCGGCCGTGGCCGCCTTCGCGGCCAAGGCGATGCAGCGTATCGCGTCAGTGGCGAGCCGCCGGTCCGGTGGGCCGGGTTCCGCCGCCGGATGGCGCGCCCGTCTGCCCGAGTACGCCTGCGCCACCCGCGAGTTGACCGTCCCCACCGCCTACGGCCCGGCCCGCGCCGTGCTGTACCTGCCCGCCGCCGAGGGCACTTCTCCCCCGCCGGTCCACGTCAACTTCCACGGCGGCGGCTATGTCATGCCCCAGATCGAGCTGGACGACGCGCTGTGCCGGTGCATAGCCGTCGAGGCTGGTACGGCCGTGCTCAACGTGGACTACGTGGTCGCCCCGCAGCACCCGTTCCCGGCGCCACCCCGGCAGGCGTACGAGATCGTGCGCTGGGTCGCCGGGCACGGGGGCGAGCACGGCTGGGACGGCGAGCGGCTCTCGGTGGGCGGGCAGAGCGCGGGCGGCGGCCTCGCGGCGGCGGTGGCCCGCCAGGCCCTGGAGGAGGGCGGCCCCTCGATCGCGCTCCAGGTTCTGCACTACCCGCCGCTCGACCTCGCCACCGCCGCCCGCGACAAGCGGGCCGCGATCGCCAAGCCGATGCTGCGGCCATGGATGGCGGACGTCTTCGACAGCGCGTACATCCCGGACCCCGAGCAGCGTGCCGACCGGCTGGCCTCGCCGGCGCACCCCTCGGACACGGCTGATCTCAGGGGCATCGCCCCGGCCTTCGTCGTCACCGCCGAGTTCGACCTCCTCAAGTCCGAGGGCGTCGCCTACGCCGACCGGCTCCGCACCGCCGGGGCCCTGGTCGGTCACCACGACGTGGGCGGCGCCGACCACGGCTACGACACCAACGACGAGGCCCGGGCCCGCGAGGTGTACCCGCTGATCGCCGCGCGCGTGCGGCAGGCCTTCGACGGAGGGGCGGCCGAGGAGGCGTTGTAG
- a CDS encoding response regulator transcription factor translates to MYGSASEKPSLPRGAGQHVLIVVDAPDVAELLFTTMELAGYRIHMAESGAEAVARLAEQRFDLVVLDLALSDLEGLGRERRPLTHRPPVLFLTRYDSLGELLPEVGLGEQDYVTKPFRVAEVLARAQVLLRGRKPVRRDSELSYRDLVLDDSACQALRAGRALHLTPAEYRLLRHLLVNAHKVLSKEQIGRYVWGDFHGDNAIEQLVSRLRRKVDREAPPLIHTRRGFGYWLGVSSADR, encoded by the coding sequence ATGTACGGCAGTGCCAGTGAGAAACCGTCGCTCCCCAGGGGTGCGGGCCAACACGTCCTGATCGTCGTCGACGCCCCGGACGTCGCGGAACTCCTCTTCACCACAATGGAGTTGGCGGGATACCGGATCCACATGGCGGAGTCGGGCGCGGAGGCCGTCGCCCGGCTCGCCGAGCAGCGGTTCGACCTGGTCGTGCTCGACCTCGCGCTGTCGGACCTGGAGGGTCTCGGCCGGGAGCGCCGCCCGCTGACCCACCGACCACCCGTCCTCTTCCTGACCCGGTACGACTCCCTCGGCGAACTCCTCCCGGAAGTCGGCCTCGGGGAACAGGACTACGTCACCAAACCCTTCCGCGTCGCCGAGGTCCTGGCCCGCGCCCAAGTCCTGCTCCGCGGCCGCAAACCCGTCCGCCGGGACAGTGAACTGTCCTACCGCGACCTGGTCCTGGACGACTCCGCCTGTCAGGCGCTGCGCGCGGGCCGGGCGTTGCACCTCACCCCGGCGGAATACCGCCTCCTGCGCCACCTCCTCGTCAACGCGCACAAGGTGCTGTCGAAGGAGCAGATCGGCCGCTACGTCTGGGGCGACTTCCACGGCGACAACGCCATCGAGCAACTCGTCTCCCGGCTCCGCCGCAAGGTGGACCGTGAGGCCCCGCCGCTCATCCACACCCGCCGCGGCTTCGGCTACTGGCTCGGTGTCTCCTCGGCGGACCGCTGA
- a CDS encoding SDR family oxidoreductase encodes MVEQRSGPSRDVVVVTGAGGMGGAIARRIGSGRTALADASRGQLDRVAGALSDEGYAVRGVPTDVSDRGSVDELVAEAAGEGRVAAVVHTAGVSAVQGTDETILKVNLLGTVHVIDAFEGVAGPGTAMVCVSSMAGHVAALGREDEAALATAPVGELLGIGAVAAVGDSSARAYIVSKRANQVRVEAAALAWSRRGARINSVSPGIVATAMAKAEAEGPSGARMRVMLEASGAGRTGTPAETADAVAFLIGPEARYITGTDLLVDGGQAAWLRHHRPD; translated from the coding sequence ATGGTGGAACAGCGGTCCGGGCCGTCGCGTGACGTGGTCGTCGTTACCGGCGCGGGTGGCATGGGCGGGGCGATCGCACGCCGGATCGGCAGCGGGCGCACGGCGCTCGCCGACGCCTCGCGCGGTCAACTCGACCGTGTGGCAGGCGCGTTGAGCGACGAGGGATACGCGGTGCGGGGCGTCCCGACCGACGTGTCCGATCGTGGGTCCGTCGACGAGCTCGTGGCGGAGGCCGCCGGTGAGGGCCGGGTGGCCGCCGTCGTGCACACCGCCGGAGTCTCCGCCGTCCAGGGGACCGACGAGACGATCCTGAAGGTCAACCTGCTGGGCACCGTCCACGTCATCGACGCCTTCGAGGGCGTGGCGGGGCCGGGGACGGCCATGGTCTGCGTCTCCAGCATGGCCGGCCACGTCGCCGCCCTCGGCCGCGAGGACGAGGCCGCCCTCGCGACGGCTCCGGTGGGGGAACTCCTCGGGATCGGTGCCGTGGCAGCCGTCGGGGACAGCTCGGCACGGGCGTACATCGTGTCCAAGCGGGCCAACCAGGTGCGCGTCGAGGCCGCCGCGCTCGCCTGGAGCCGGCGCGGCGCCCGGATCAACAGCGTCAGCCCGGGAATCGTCGCCACCGCCATGGCGAAGGCGGAGGCCGAGGGCCCGAGCGGCGCGCGCATGCGGGTGATGCTGGAGGCGAGCGGCGCGGGCCGCACCGGCACTCCGGCGGAGACAGCCGATGCCGTGGCATTCCTCATCGGCCCCGAAGCGCGTTACATCACCGGAACGGACCTGCTCGTCGACGGCGGCCAGGCCGCCTGGCTGCGCCACCACCGACCGGACTGA
- a CDS encoding SDR family NAD(P)-dependent oxidoreductase, which produces MSIDGLDGRSVVVTGAGSGIGRAAALKFAAAGAKVLVADISGKAAEETLEAIAAAGGTAVAVVGDLSDQAVVDEVVARAVETFGGLDVLVNNAGIMDRMSALADVDDSEWERVIRVNLTAPFLLTRAALPHMLKAERGAIVFTASEAGLRGSAAGAAYTASKHGVVGLVKSLSVMYRKQGIRANAIAPGPTMTNIQVDADQQAHGPAVIRGLIGATIGRLGTAEEQADAIVFLASDAAAFVNGAVLPVDDAWAAV; this is translated from the coding sequence ATGAGCATCGACGGTCTCGACGGCCGCAGCGTCGTCGTCACGGGAGCCGGGTCCGGCATCGGCCGGGCCGCGGCCCTGAAGTTCGCCGCGGCGGGTGCGAAGGTGCTGGTGGCCGACATCTCCGGGAAGGCCGCCGAGGAGACCCTGGAGGCGATCGCGGCGGCCGGCGGCACCGCGGTCGCGGTCGTCGGCGATCTCAGTGACCAGGCGGTCGTGGACGAGGTCGTGGCGCGTGCCGTGGAGACCTTCGGCGGGCTGGACGTGCTGGTGAACAACGCCGGGATCATGGACCGGATGTCCGCCCTGGCCGATGTCGACGACAGCGAGTGGGAGCGGGTCATCCGGGTCAATCTGACCGCGCCGTTCCTGCTCACCCGGGCCGCACTGCCGCACATGCTGAAGGCGGAGCGCGGCGCGATCGTCTTCACCGCGTCCGAGGCGGGACTGCGCGGCAGCGCGGCCGGGGCCGCCTACACCGCGTCGAAGCACGGTGTCGTCGGTCTGGTGAAGAGCCTGTCGGTGATGTACCGCAAGCAGGGCATCCGGGCCAACGCGATAGCGCCCGGCCCCACGATGACCAACATCCAGGTCGACGCCGACCAGCAGGCGCACGGTCCAGCGGTCATCCGCGGCCTGATCGGCGCCACCATCGGCCGACTCGGCACAGCCGAGGAACAGGCCGACGCGATCGTCTTCCTCGCCTCCGACGCGGCCGCCTTCGTCAACGGCGCGGTGCTGCCGGTCGACGACGCCTGGGCCGCCGTCTGA
- a CDS encoding oxidoreductase C-terminal domain-containing protein has product MPRCGSGPLAAARDLLAADPHARKAFAPVPYFWSDQYGMKVQAYGWLRGHGEVAIVDGGPAERRFVAVYRADDRGTGALAVGMPPKAIRRWRQAIASGAGWRESLTPTRPAVSEGGDHGGTAVRAVA; this is encoded by the coding sequence GTGCCCAGGTGCGGATCCGGACCCCTGGCGGCCGCCCGCGATCTGCTCGCCGCCGATCCGCACGCCCGCAAGGCGTTCGCCCCGGTGCCGTACTTCTGGTCCGACCAGTACGGCATGAAGGTGCAGGCCTATGGCTGGCTGCGCGGTCACGGCGAGGTGGCGATCGTCGACGGGGGTCCGGCCGAGCGCCGCTTCGTCGCCGTCTACCGCGCCGACGACCGGGGCACCGGCGCGCTCGCGGTCGGTATGCCGCCCAAGGCGATCCGGCGGTGGCGGCAGGCCATCGCGTCCGGCGCCGGATGGCGCGAGTCGCTCACGCCGACGAGGCCGGCGGTGTCGGAGGGGGGCGACCATGGTGGAACAGCGGTCCGGGCCGTCGCGTGA
- a CDS encoding flavin-containing monooxygenase, producing MSTPHTPSGPPSLDPEELGFDPDALRARYRAERERRIRPDGGRQYQRITGEFEHYDDDPYADGEFTREPLTDRVEAVVVGGGFGGLLAAARLRQAGVESIRVIEKGGDFGGTWYWNRYPGIHCDIESYIYLPLLEELGYVPKWKYAPGEEIRQHTRAIGRHFDLYRDAAFRTVATELRWDETELEWIVATDRGDRMRARYVVVSSGTLSQPKLPGIPGIETFRGHTFHTSRWDYDYTGGDAGGGLTGLADKRVAVIGTGATAIQVVPHLGADAAHLYVFQRTPSTVDVRGNGPTDPEWAKTLTPGWQAERMDNFLKTVTGVRAGEDLVNDAWTSSARLQEKLIPTDAYADVPEDERERAYEIADFQKMNELRDRVAAIVEDPETAEKLKPWYRYMCKRPTFSDHYLQTFNRPNVTLVDTADTHGVERITEKAVVVGGVEYEVDCVIFATGFEVGVSGLLSGRLPAYGRDGVGLLETWMTAGPKTLHGFYSHGFPNLFQLGPMQNASAVNYVHILDQQSIHVGEVVAEARRRRARYVEPSAEAQDAWVATIREKAADLYRFQAECTPGYYNNEGRPRERSESYGDGPVAFHELLRRWRADGGIDDVLVGAE from the coding sequence ATGTCCACCCCCCACACCCCGTCCGGCCCCCCGTCCCTCGACCCCGAGGAGCTGGGCTTCGACCCGGACGCACTCCGTGCCCGCTACCGCGCCGAGCGCGAACGCCGGATCCGCCCGGACGGCGGCAGGCAGTACCAGCGGATCACCGGCGAGTTCGAGCACTACGACGACGACCCGTACGCCGACGGGGAGTTCACCCGGGAGCCGCTGACCGACCGGGTCGAGGCCGTCGTCGTCGGCGGCGGCTTCGGCGGGCTGCTCGCCGCGGCGCGGCTGCGGCAGGCCGGCGTCGAATCGATCCGCGTGATCGAGAAGGGCGGCGACTTCGGCGGCACCTGGTACTGGAACCGCTACCCCGGCATCCACTGCGACATCGAGTCGTACATCTATCTGCCGCTGCTCGAAGAGCTGGGCTACGTCCCGAAGTGGAAGTACGCGCCGGGCGAGGAGATCCGGCAGCACACCCGGGCGATCGGCCGTCACTTCGACCTCTACCGGGACGCCGCCTTCCGGACGGTCGCCACCGAACTGCGCTGGGACGAGACCGAGTTGGAGTGGATCGTCGCCACCGACCGCGGCGACCGCATGCGCGCCCGGTACGTGGTCGTCTCCAGCGGCACGCTCAGCCAGCCCAAACTCCCGGGCATCCCCGGCATCGAGACCTTCAGGGGCCACACCTTCCACACCAGTCGCTGGGACTACGACTACACCGGAGGCGACGCGGGCGGCGGCCTCACCGGCCTCGCCGACAAGCGCGTGGCCGTGATCGGCACCGGCGCCACCGCGATCCAGGTCGTCCCCCACCTGGGGGCCGACGCGGCCCACCTCTACGTCTTCCAGCGCACCCCCTCGACGGTCGACGTGCGCGGCAACGGGCCCACCGACCCGGAGTGGGCCAAAACGCTCACCCCCGGCTGGCAGGCCGAGCGGATGGACAACTTCCTGAAGACCGTCACCGGTGTCCGGGCCGGCGAGGACCTGGTGAACGACGCCTGGACCAGTAGCGCCCGCCTCCAGGAGAAGCTGATCCCGACCGACGCGTACGCGGACGTCCCGGAGGACGAGCGTGAACGGGCCTACGAGATCGCCGACTTCCAGAAGATGAACGAGCTGCGCGACCGCGTGGCGGCGATCGTCGAGGACCCGGAGACCGCCGAGAAGCTGAAGCCCTGGTACCGCTACATGTGCAAGCGGCCCACCTTCAGCGACCACTACCTCCAGACCTTCAACCGGCCCAACGTCACCCTCGTCGACACGGCCGACACCCATGGCGTCGAACGGATCACCGAGAAGGCGGTGGTGGTCGGCGGGGTCGAGTACGAGGTGGACTGCGTCATCTTCGCCACCGGCTTCGAGGTCGGTGTCTCGGGGCTGCTCTCCGGTCGCCTCCCGGCATACGGCCGGGACGGCGTCGGCCTGCTGGAGACCTGGATGACGGCCGGCCCGAAGACCCTCCACGGCTTCTACAGCCACGGCTTCCCCAACCTCTTCCAACTCGGCCCGATGCAGAACGCCAGCGCCGTCAACTACGTCCACATCCTCGACCAGCAGTCGATCCACGTCGGCGAGGTGGTCGCCGAGGCCCGCAGGCGCCGCGCCCGGTACGTCGAGCCGAGCGCCGAGGCCCAGGACGCCTGGGTCGCCACCATCCGCGAGAAGGCCGCCGACCTGTACCGGTTCCAGGCGGAGTGCACCCCCGGCTACTACAACAACGAGGGCCGGCCCAGGGAGCGCAGCGAGTCCTACGGCGACGGACCGGTCGCCTTCCACGAACTGCTCCGGCGATGGCGTGCCGACGGCGGCATCGACGACGTCCTCGTCGGCGCCGAATGA
- a CDS encoding 4-oxalomesaconate tautomerase: MTGWPEGIRCMLMRGGTSKGAYFLAGDLPARAADRDELLLRVMGSPDPRQIDGLGGAHPLTSKVAVVSASADPEADVDYLFLQVGVEEIQVSDRQNCGNLLAGVGPFAVERRLVTVGEPVTSVRVRMLNTGDLAVVTFPTPGGRIAVTGDTEISGVPGTAAPVVIEFPRGGRPLLPTGNALDVVAGTEVTCVDNGMPTVLIPAAALEVTGCEAPKDLEEDLALADRLREIRLGAGRLMGLGDVEHTTVPKLSLLAPPRNGGAVTTRTFIPVRCHTSIGVLGAASVAAGLRVAGGVGEGVARLPSIGDRLRIEHPTGFLDIETRVTYGPDGSPSASRTAVVRTARKIFDGTVFSRPAAPSSRP, translated from the coding sequence GTGACCGGGTGGCCCGAGGGGATCCGCTGCATGCTGATGCGCGGCGGCACCTCCAAGGGCGCCTACTTCCTCGCCGGGGACCTGCCCGCCCGCGCGGCCGACCGCGACGAGCTGCTGCTGCGCGTCATGGGCAGCCCGGATCCCCGCCAGATCGACGGCCTGGGCGGGGCCCACCCCCTGACCAGCAAGGTGGCCGTGGTGTCCGCCTCGGCCGACCCCGAAGCCGACGTCGACTACCTGTTCCTCCAAGTCGGCGTCGAGGAAATCCAGGTGAGTGATCGTCAGAACTGCGGCAACCTGCTCGCCGGGGTCGGCCCGTTCGCCGTCGAACGCCGCCTGGTGACCGTCGGCGAGCCGGTGACCTCCGTGCGCGTCCGCATGCTCAACACCGGTGACCTCGCCGTCGTCACCTTTCCCACCCCCGGCGGCCGCATCGCTGTCACCGGGGACACGGAGATCTCCGGGGTGCCGGGGACCGCCGCGCCGGTGGTGATCGAGTTCCCGCGGGGCGGCCGCCCGCTGCTGCCCACCGGGAACGCCCTGGACGTCGTCGCCGGTACGGAGGTGACCTGCGTGGACAACGGCATGCCCACCGTACTGATCCCCGCCGCCGCCCTGGAGGTCACCGGCTGCGAGGCCCCCAAGGACCTGGAGGAGGACCTGGCGCTCGCCGACCGGCTGCGCGAGATCCGGCTGGGGGCGGGCCGGTTGATGGGCCTCGGCGACGTCGAGCACACCACCGTGCCCAAGCTCAGCCTGCTCGCGCCGCCCCGCAACGGCGGAGCGGTCACCACCCGCACCTTCATACCGGTGCGCTGCCACACCTCGATCGGCGTACTCGGCGCCGCGAGTGTGGCGGCCGGGCTGCGCGTCGCCGGGGGAGTGGGCGAAGGAGTGGCGCGACTCCCTTCCATCGGTGACCGATTGCGCATCGAGCACCCCACCGGCTTCCTCGACATCGAGACCCGCGTGACGTACGGCCCCGACGGCAGCCCCTCGGCGAGCCGCACCGCCGTCGTCCGCACCGCCCGCAAGATCTTCGACGGCACGGTCTTCTCCCGGCCCGCAGCCCCCTCCTCCCGCCCCTAA
- a CDS encoding catechol 2,3-dioxygenase has translation MAPPLGDIAHLGHVELLTPDLDGSLWFFTEILGLTENGRSGGSVHLRTWDDYEHHSLTLTAHSTNGIRRTALRTSGEEALRRRVKELESTGRAGRWVEDEPGIGPLYVSTDPDGHEVALYWESEWYEAPADLRPGLKNQPQARPGHGVGVRRLDHVNFLAADVEANAAFTRDVLGARATEQIVLDTGKVAAQWLTFTNKSYDVVYTEDWTGSRGRLHHIAFATDTREDILRAADLCLDQGVFIETGPHKHAIQQTFFLYVYEPGGNRIELCNPLTRLVLAPDWPLITWTQAERAKGQAWGLKTIESFHTHGTPPVD, from the coding sequence ATGGCCCCGCCGCTCGGCGACATCGCCCACCTCGGTCATGTCGAACTGCTCACCCCCGACCTCGACGGCAGCCTCTGGTTCTTCACCGAGATCCTGGGCCTGACCGAGAACGGCCGCTCCGGCGGCTCGGTCCATCTGCGGACCTGGGACGACTACGAGCACCACAGCCTCACCCTCACCGCCCACTCCACCAACGGCATCCGCCGCACCGCCCTGCGCACCTCCGGCGAGGAGGCCCTGCGGCGCCGGGTCAAGGAACTGGAGAGCACCGGCCGCGCGGGCCGCTGGGTCGAGGACGAACCGGGCATCGGCCCGCTGTACGTCAGCACCGACCCCGACGGCCACGAGGTCGCCCTGTACTGGGAGAGCGAGTGGTACGAGGCGCCGGCCGACCTCAGGCCGGGTCTGAAGAACCAGCCGCAGGCCAGACCCGGGCACGGCGTCGGCGTGCGCCGCCTCGACCACGTCAACTTCCTCGCCGCCGACGTCGAGGCCAACGCCGCCTTCACCCGCGACGTGCTCGGCGCCCGCGCCACCGAACAGATCGTCCTCGACACCGGGAAGGTCGCCGCCCAGTGGCTCACCTTCACCAACAAGTCGTACGACGTCGTCTACACCGAGGACTGGACCGGCTCACGCGGCCGACTGCACCACATCGCGTTCGCCACCGACACCCGCGAGGACATCCTGCGGGCCGCCGACCTCTGCCTCGACCAGGGCGTGTTCATCGAGACCGGCCCGCACAAGCACGCCATCCAGCAGACGTTCTTCCTCTACGTCTACGAGCCCGGCGGCAACCGGATCGAGCTGTGCAACCCGCTCACGCGGCTCGTCCTCGCCCCCGACTGGCCGCTCATCACCTGGACCCAGGCGGAACGCGCCAAGGGACAGGCATGGGGCCTGAAAACCATCGAGTCGTTCCACACGCACGGCACCCCGCCGGTCGACTGA
- a CDS encoding 4-carboxy-4-hydroxy-2-oxoadipate aldolase/oxaloacetate decarboxylase, which produces MGGVIVTNPPKADAEDVEAIGRYGVATVHEAMGRTGLLGTHLRPIQRDTRVVGTAVTVLSWPGDNLMIHAAVEQCGEGDILVVTTTSPSTDGMFGELFATALRRRGVRGLVIDAGVRDTAELRAMGFPVWAAAVSAQGTVKATGGSVNVPVAVGGRPVHPGDVILADDDGVVVVPRSRARRTAEASAAREQKEAASRAAFLDGQLGLDRYGLRETLVRLGVTYRSYEEYESERAES; this is translated from the coding sequence ATGGGCGGCGTGATCGTCACCAACCCGCCGAAGGCCGACGCCGAGGATGTCGAGGCGATCGGCCGGTACGGCGTCGCCACCGTCCACGAGGCGATGGGCCGCACCGGCCTGCTCGGCACCCACCTCCGCCCGATCCAGCGGGACACCCGCGTCGTCGGCACCGCCGTCACGGTCCTCTCCTGGCCCGGCGACAACCTCATGATCCACGCGGCGGTCGAGCAGTGCGGCGAGGGCGACATCCTCGTCGTCACCACCACCTCGCCCTCCACCGACGGCATGTTCGGCGAGCTCTTCGCCACCGCCCTCCGGCGGCGCGGCGTACGCGGCCTGGTCATCGACGCCGGGGTCCGGGACACCGCCGAACTCCGCGCGATGGGCTTCCCCGTCTGGGCCGCCGCCGTCAGCGCACAGGGCACGGTCAAGGCCACGGGCGGCTCCGTCAACGTGCCGGTCGCCGTCGGAGGCCGGCCCGTCCACCCCGGCGACGTGATCCTCGCCGACGACGACGGCGTGGTCGTCGTCCCCCGGTCACGGGCCCGCCGGACGGCCGAGGCCTCCGCGGCCCGCGAACAGAAGGAGGCCGCCTCCCGCGCCGCCTTCCTCGACGGCCAACTGGGCCTGGACCGCTACGGGTTGCGCGAGACGCTCGTGCGCCTCGGGGTGACCTACCGGTCGTACGAGGAGTACGAGAGCGAGCGTGCCGAGTCGTGA
- a CDS encoding MarR family winged helix-turn-helix transcriptional regulator, whose amino-acid sequence MSPSPLPSDPASAEVIEIERALTRITYLSTRARAHERLMSLAGVPLDRAAVALLRQIADSEPLRPGELANRLGVEASHVTRQVQQLQRTGYVTRVPDPDDRRAQRIELTPAGEEAIGRIREAGVRGMQMALSEWSPEELRQLAGLFHRMVDDFLTHANDLVEQETAGAARVE is encoded by the coding sequence ATGTCCCCATCACCGCTACCCTCCGACCCCGCCTCGGCGGAAGTGATCGAGATCGAGCGAGCCCTCACTCGCATCACCTACCTCAGCACCCGGGCGCGGGCCCACGAGCGCCTGATGAGCCTGGCCGGCGTGCCGCTGGACCGTGCCGCCGTGGCGCTGCTGCGGCAGATCGCCGACTCCGAGCCGCTGCGCCCGGGGGAGCTGGCCAACCGGCTCGGTGTCGAGGCCTCCCATGTCACCCGCCAGGTGCAGCAGCTCCAGAGGACCGGCTACGTCACCCGCGTACCGGACCCGGACGACCGCCGCGCCCAGCGCATCGAGCTGACGCCGGCCGGTGAGGAGGCCATAGGGCGCATCCGCGAGGCCGGCGTCCGTGGCATGCAGATGGCGCTGTCCGAGTGGTCCCCGGAGGAGCTCCGGCAGCTCGCGGGTCTCTTCCACCGGATGGTCGACGACTTTCTCACGCATGCGAACGACCTGGTGGAGCAGGAGACGGCGGGGGCGGCGCGGGTCGAATGA
- a CDS encoding GntR family transcriptional regulator, which translates to MQEEARPGTGEQAKQLALAKLRQAILHGEMAPAQRLVENELAEQFGVTRASIRAALIDLEAEGLVERIRNRGSRVRVVTVEEAVAISECRMVLEGLCAARAATVATDDELAELADIGTAMTKAVADGEPVTYSELNQRLHARIREISGQRVAVELLERLNAQLVRHRFQLALRPGRPQHSLGEHLAMIETITARDPRAAEEAVRAHLTSVIAALREERPAS; encoded by the coding sequence ATGCAGGAGGAAGCCCGTCCGGGCACCGGGGAGCAGGCCAAACAGCTCGCGCTGGCGAAGCTGCGGCAGGCGATCCTGCACGGCGAGATGGCGCCGGCCCAACGGCTGGTGGAGAACGAACTCGCCGAGCAGTTCGGTGTGACACGGGCCAGCATCCGCGCGGCACTGATCGATCTGGAGGCCGAAGGGCTGGTCGAACGGATCCGCAACCGCGGCTCGCGGGTGCGGGTGGTGACCGTGGAGGAAGCGGTCGCCATCAGCGAGTGCCGCATGGTGCTGGAAGGGCTGTGCGCAGCGAGGGCGGCCACCGTGGCCACCGACGACGAACTCGCCGAACTGGCCGACATCGGCACGGCGATGACCAAGGCCGTGGCCGACGGCGAGCCGGTGACGTACTCCGAGCTGAACCAGCGGCTGCACGCCCGCATCCGGGAGATCTCCGGTCAGCGGGTGGCGGTGGAACTGCTGGAACGGCTCAACGCCCAGCTGGTGCGTCACCGCTTCCAGCTCGCGCTGCGGCCGGGACGGCCCCAGCACTCCCTGGGCGAACACCTGGCCATGATCGAGACGATCACGGCCAGGGACCCGCGGGCGGCCGAGGAGGCCGTCCGCGCCCACCTCACGAGCGTGATCGCCGCGCTGCGCGAAGAGCGCCCGGCCTCCTGA